In Carya illinoinensis cultivar Pawnee chromosome 9, C.illinoinensisPawnee_v1, whole genome shotgun sequence, the following are encoded in one genomic region:
- the LOC122276433 gene encoding LRR receptor-like serine/threonine-protein kinase GHR1 yields MKLIKLLVASLFFLSAMGQLPSQDILALLEFKKGIKHDPTGYVLNSWNEESIDFDGCPSSWYGITCNGGNVAGVALNNLGLSADADLSVFSNLTKLVRLSMTNNSMTGTIPNNIADLKSLEFLDISNNLFSLSLPTGIGRLASLRNLSLAGNNFSGSIPDSIFGLTSIQSMDLSRNSFSGSLPSAFTKLNNLVSLNLSSNGFNKGIPKGFELINSLELLDLHGNMLNGQLDVEFLLLSSATHVDFSGNMLVSSSSQQQKFLPQISETIKYLNLSHNQFKGSLVSGGEPQVFENLKVLDLSYNQLSGELPGFNFVYDLQVLKLSNNGFSGFIPNGLLKGDSLVLTELDLSANNLSGLISMITSTTLHFLNLSSNGLTGELPVLTGSCAVLDLSNNKFEGNLTRMVKWGNIEFLDLSQNQLTGPIPEFTPQFLRLNYLNLSHNSLMSSLPTVITHYPKLRVIDLSSNQLNGHLLADLLTMPTLQEIHLENNLLSGDIKFSPPSPGESNLQILDLSRNQFSGYFPDQFGSLTGLQVLNIAGNNFSGSLPTSMADMSSIRSLDISQNHFTGSLPNNLPNSLVSFNASYNDLSGFVPENLRKFPSSSFYPGNNKLSFPRGSSGGANHPDENHKRRSMNTFVKVIIIVACVVAVFILILLVMFIHYIRISRRPPPEHKIDKDIRRQGQPNPSALTGAESGGALVVSAEDLVASRKGSTSGIISPDEKMAAVTGFSPSKASHFSWSPESGDSFIAEHFARLDVRSPDRLVGELHFLDDTITLTPEELSRAPAEVLGRSSHGTSYRATLDNGVFLTVKWLREGVAKQRKEFAKEAKKFANIRHPNVVGLRGYYWGPTQHEKLILSDYVSPGSLASFLYDRPGRKGPQLTWVQRLKIAVDVARGLNYLHFDRAVPHGNIKATNILLDGPDLNARIADYCLHRLMTQAGTIEQILDAGVLGYRAPELAASKKPLPSFKSDVYAFGVILLELLTGRCAGDVISGEDGGVDLTDWVQLRVAEGRGSDCFDPAMTPEMGNPAAEKGMKEVLGIALRCIRSVSDRPGIKNIYEDLSSI; encoded by the exons ATGAAGCTCATCAAGCTTTTAGTTGCATCCCTGTTTTTTCTCTCTGCCATGGGGCAGCTTCCTTCACAGGACATTTTGGCGCTGCTCGAATTCAAGAAGGGAATCAAGCATGATCCCACTGGTTATGTCCTGAATTCATGGAATGAGGAGTCTATTGATTTTGATGGCTGCCCTAGTTCTTGGTACGGAATTACATGTAATGGAGGAAATGTTGCTGGGGTTGCTCTTAATAACTTGGGTCTCTCAGCTGATGCGGACTTGAGTGTATTTTCAAATCTCACGAAGCTTGTGAGACTCTCCATGACAAACAATTCCATGACGGGCACGATTCCGAATAATATTGCAGACTTGAAAAGCCTTGAGTTTCTAGACATATCTAATAATCTGTTTTCCTTGTCTTTGCCAACGGGGATTGGCAGGTTAGCAAGCCTAAGGAACCTCTCATTGGCTGGGAACAACTTTTCTGGCTCGATTCCAGATTCTATATTTGGTCTTACCTCAATCCAGTCTATGGACTTGAGCCGTAATTCCTTTTCTGGTTCACTGCCATCAGCGTTTACAAAATTAAACAACCTCGTATCTCTAAATCTATCTTCAAATGGCTTTAACAAGGGAATACCTAAAGGTTTTGAGCTAATTAATAGTCTTGAGCTGCTTGACTTGCATGGAAATATGCTCAATGGTCAGTTGGATGTGGAATTTTTGCTTCTATCAAGTGCAACCCACGTTGATTTCAGTGGTAACATGCTAGTTAGTTCTAGTTCACAGCAGCAAAAATTTTTACCGCAAATTTCTGAGACTATCAAGTATTTGAATCTTAGCCACAATCAGTTCAAGGGATCACTGGTGAGTGGAGGTGAGCCACAGGTCTTTGAAAACTTGAAGGTGCTGGATCTGAGCTACAATCAGCTCTCTGGGGAATTGCCTGGATTTAATTTTGTCTATGATCTCCAAGTCCTGAAGCTCAGCAACAACGGATTCTCAGGGTTCATTCCTAATGGTCTGTTGAAAGGAGATTCTTTGGTATTAACTGAACTGGATTTGAGTGCAAATAATTTGTCAG GGCTGATAAGTATGATTACGTCGACAACACTGCACTTTCTTAATCTCTCCTCAAATGGGCTCACAGGCGAGCTTCCTGTGCTGACTGGAAGCTGTGCGGTACTTGATCTATCAAATaacaaatttgaaggaaatttAACCAGGATGGTAAAATGGGGGAACATTGAATTCCTTGATCTCAGTCAGAACCAATTGACAGGGCCAATCCCTGAGTTTACCCCTCAATTTTTGCGTTTAAATTATCTCAACCTTTCCCATAATTCTCTTATGAGCTCTCTTCCAACTGTTATCACACATTATCCAAAGCTTAGAGTTATTGATCTCAGTTCCAACCAGCTAAATGGTCATCTACTAGCTGATCTGTTGACAATGCCCACTCTGCAGGAGATTCATCTTGAAAATAATTTACTGAGTGGTGATATTAAGTTTTCTCCTCCTTCCCCTGGAGAAAGCAATCTTCAGATTCTTGATCTTTCTCGTAACCAGTTTAGTGGCTATTTTCCCGATCAATTTGGGTCATTGACTGGACTTCAAGTACTCAATATTGCTGGAAATAACTTTTCTGGTTCTCTGCCAACTTCGATGGCTGACATGAGCTCAATACGCTCATTGGATATATCACAGAATCACTTTACAGGTTCTTTACCAAACAACTTGCCTAACAGCCTTGTAAGCTTTAATGCTTCATATAATGATCTTTCAGGGTTTGTCCCTGAAAACCTGAGAAAGTTCCCAAGTTCTTCTTTCTACCCTGGAAATAATAAGTTAAGTTTTCCTAGAGGTTCTTCTGGAGGAGCCAATCATCCAGATGAAAATCACAAGAGGAGATCAATGAACACTTTTGTCAAAGTGATAATTATAGTTGCATGTGTGGTTGCTGTTTTCATTCTTATCCTTCTTGTTATGTTCATACATTACATTCGTATATCAAGGAGACCTCCACCAGAACACAAAATAGATAAAGACATTCGCCGGCAAGGTCAACCAAACCCCTCCGCTCTTACTGGAGCAGAGAGTGGTGGTGCTTTGGTAGTTTCAGCTGAGGATCTTGTGGCTTCACGGAAAGGATCGACATCTGGGATAATCAGTCCCGATGAGAAAATGGCTGCTGTAACTGGCTTCTCCCCATCAAAGGCTAGCCACTTCTCTTGGTCACCAGAGTCTGGGGATTCGTTCATTGCTGAGCACTTTGCAAGGTTAGATGTGAGGTCACCAGATCGATTGGTTGGTGAGCTTCATTTTCTCGATGATACCATCACACTGACACCTGAGGAGCTGTCCAGGGCCCCAGCAGAAGTATTGGGGAGAAGCAGCCATGGGACTTCGTATAGGGCAACTCTGGATAATGGGGTGTTCTTGACAGTTAAGTGGTTGAGAGAAGGAGTAGCAAAACAGAGAAAGGAGTTTGCTAAGGAGGCTAAAAAATTTGCAAACATCAGGCATCCGAATGTGGTGGGTTTGAGAGGGTACTATTGGGGGCCCACACAACATGAAAAGCTCATTCTTTCAGATTATGTCTCGCCTGGAAGTCTTGCAAGCTTTCTTTATG ATCGGCCAGGAAGAAAAGGTCCACAATTAACCTGGGTCCAAAGGCTCAAAATAGCAGTTGATGTTGCACGGGGCCTAAATTATCTCCACTTTGATCGTGCTGTACCACATGGCAACATTAAAGCAACAAACATTCTGTTAGATGGGCCTGATCTGAATGCACGCATTGCTGATTACTGCCTCCACCGCCTAATGACCCAAGCTGGCACCATTGAACAGATTCTTGATGCTGGTGTATTGGGTTATCGTGCACCAGAGTTGGCTGCATCCAAGAAACCACTGCCGTCCTTCAAGTCTGATGTTTATGCCTTTGGAGTGATACTGTTGGAACTTTTAACAGGAAGGTGTGCTGGTGATGTTATCTCTGGTGAAGATGGAGGGGTTGATTTGACAGATTGGGTGCAGTTAAGGGTAGCCGAAGGTCGTGGCTCAGATTGTTTTGATCCTGCAATGACTCCAGAAATGGGGAATCCGGCAGCTGAGAAGGGAATGAAGGAGGTTCTTGGAATAGCTTTGCGATGTATACGATCAGTTTCGGACAGGCCAGGTATCAAGAACATATATGAAGATCTTTCATCTATTTAG